One segment of Thermococcus profundus DNA contains the following:
- a CDS encoding polysaccharide deacetylase family protein gives MQMKRSYHFHAYQPGDIIYIHDGSGWDPIKYSERLSPVSLKIRDVEVKGRNWTRAVIKAYEYTADVLGSLPEKSVSVDFEPFTLYTILSYKPRIYGEIVELLMDHVEVVPTTPFHPIMPHLGKFDQEVLARVSFDFYAPFIKDQKVVGYWLPEGVITKETAGIVVNATSADVLFLLDERQFVGLNLPQAKFSCNTYQCGGKLAYVFGRDHQLSDAFAFNTLDVDGLVRAVSEGRVDVFKEREGIPYLVHLASDLEALLANPQQLDRFLGWMRGLDEKGVEGINAVHFVRKKRSGEYRCLEGECSEYFRINVKDYSSWSDYYDLSLDGRTGDMRWLGMRREDGKVINRFYRGKKISQLWKYAFTKLFRELNRAVRFGVIDLIRGHSPEANKESIQEFLVRYARVFFREHYEYFEMDTGVDYIMEPIKDVDPTLAMKLGRIYYMMLLANHSCPRFWENIDTRVTFGNVAAISKALIELMEVYMKEGMGERANFLLLEYMKLLAFPQLYYDYDLYKLPGLEGWETTEKAWFKSLKSEVPNSQYNVVTRAALYTGKEALPDEVKEALGILYDFKGAVADTGHIPGEVHGNWERREWCEHRA, from the coding sequence ATGCAGATGAAACGATCATACCATTTCCATGCCTACCAGCCGGGTGACATAATCTACATCCACGATGGCTCGGGCTGGGATCCGATAAAGTACTCCGAACGGCTCAGCCCGGTCTCTCTAAAAATAAGAGACGTCGAGGTAAAGGGGAGGAACTGGACCCGGGCGGTCATTAAGGCCTACGAGTACACTGCCGATGTTCTCGGCAGTCTACCCGAGAAGAGCGTGAGCGTCGATTTTGAGCCCTTCACCCTCTACACAATACTCAGCTACAAACCCAGGATATACGGTGAGATAGTTGAACTCCTCATGGATCATGTGGAGGTAGTTCCCACAACTCCCTTCCATCCCATAATGCCACACCTCGGAAAATTTGACCAGGAGGTCCTTGCGAGGGTTTCCTTTGACTTCTACGCCCCCTTCATAAAAGATCAGAAGGTAGTGGGCTACTGGCTCCCCGAGGGAGTCATAACCAAGGAAACTGCAGGGATAGTGGTGAACGCAACTAGTGCGGACGTCCTCTTCCTCCTTGACGAAAGGCAGTTTGTTGGTCTGAACCTTCCTCAGGCCAAGTTCTCCTGCAACACTTACCAATGTGGTGGGAAGCTTGCGTACGTCTTTGGCAGGGACCATCAGCTCAGCGACGCCTTCGCCTTCAACACCCTCGACGTCGATGGCTTGGTCAGAGCAGTCTCAGAAGGCAGAGTTGATGTTTTCAAGGAAAGGGAGGGTATCCCCTACCTGGTCCACCTTGCGAGTGACTTGGAGGCACTGCTGGCCAATCCCCAGCAACTCGACAGGTTCCTCGGATGGATGAGGGGTCTCGATGAGAAGGGTGTCGAGGGCATCAACGCCGTGCACTTCGTGAGAAAGAAGCGGAGCGGTGAGTACAGGTGCCTTGAGGGTGAGTGTAGTGAGTACTTCAGGATAAACGTGAAGGACTACTCAAGCTGGAGCGACTACTATGATCTGAGCCTCGACGGCAGAACAGGCGATATGAGATGGCTCGGTATGAGGCGGGAGGACGGTAAGGTCATAAACCGCTTTTACAGGGGTAAGAAGATCTCCCAGCTCTGGAAGTATGCGTTTACAAAGCTGTTCCGCGAGCTCAACAGGGCCGTCCGCTTTGGCGTCATAGACCTCATCAGGGGGCACTCCCCAGAGGCGAACAAAGAGTCCATTCAGGAATTCCTTGTTCGCTACGCTCGCGTCTTCTTCAGGGAGCACTATGAGTACTTTGAGATGGACACGGGGGTTGACTACATCATGGAGCCTATAAAGGACGTTGATCCTACCTTGGCTATGAAGCTTGGTAGGATATACTACATGATGCTCCTGGCCAACCACTCCTGTCCGCGCTTCTGGGAGAACATCGACACGAGGGTGACCTTTGGAAACGTCGCCGCGATAAGCAAGGCCCTGATTGAGCTCATGGAGGTCTACATGAAGGAGGGCATGGGGGAAAGGGCCAACTTCCTCCTCCTTGAATACATGAAGCTCCTGGCTTTCCCGCAGCTCTACTACGACTACGACCTCTACAAGCTCCCAGGACTTGAGGGCTGGGAGACGACGGAAAAGGCCTGGTTCAAATCCCTGAAGAGCGAGGTTCCCAACAGTCAATACAACGTCGTCACGAGGGCGGCGCTCTACACGGGCAAGGAGGCGTTGCCAGATGAGGTTAAGGAAGCCCTGGGAATACTCTACGACTTCAAGGGGGCGGTGGCCGACACAGGCCACATACCCGGAGAGGTTCACGGGAACTGGGAGAGGAGGGAATGGTGCGAGCACAGGGCTTAG
- a CDS encoding OsmC family protein — protein sequence MPKYKDMPIRLSGVRLSPTKMKVVGEDFEITVDKLGGDAPSPLHYQLAALAGCLNIVATLVAKDMKISIEDLSVEIEGIFNPARFMGADEGRAGFKEVKAIIKVKTEADPGTLKRWLEEVEERCPISDNLANTTPVKVNFELV from the coding sequence ATGCCGAAGTATAAGGACATGCCGATAAGGCTCTCCGGTGTGAGGCTCTCCCCAACGAAAATGAAAGTCGTGGGGGAGGATTTTGAAATAACCGTGGACAAATTGGGTGGTGACGCCCCGAGCCCCCTCCACTACCAGCTTGCGGCACTGGCGGGGTGCCTGAACATCGTGGCAACCCTCGTTGCGAAGGACATGAAGATAAGCATTGAAGATCTGAGCGTTGAGATCGAGGGGATCTTCAACCCGGCAAGGTTCATGGGTGCCGATGAGGGGAGGGCAGGCTTCAAGGAGGTCAAGGCGATCATAAAAGTGAAGACCGAGGCAGACCCCGGGACCCTCAAGAGATGGCTGGAAGAAGTGGAAGAGCGCTGTCCTATAAGCGACAACCTTGCCAACACCACTCCCGTGAAAGTGAATTTCGAACTTGTTTGA
- a CDS encoding DMT family transporter — protein sequence MKREEAVLLGITAIWGSTFPIMKISLENTAPVLFLAYRFGIASVLMLLIFRGRVLKRDTLKEGFVLGLTLFFGHGFQIIGLEYTTPSNSGFITSLYVVFTPFIAYFLLGETINRRDITSLLTALTGLYMISGANARVSYGDLLTVMCAVSFAFQIVLVERFGEKDYLSLAFWQIFWNFLLSAVYAAFFEGFSIPTDPTPILGALYTGIFATVLAFTLQMRYQRSVKAYKAALIYSLEPIFGHLASFAMLGEVLNPTGYLGAILILGGVWSEISRD from the coding sequence ATGAAGCGTGAGGAGGCAGTACTGCTCGGAATCACGGCGATATGGGGTTCAACGTTCCCCATTATGAAGATAAGTCTCGAAAACACTGCCCCAGTGCTCTTCCTCGCATATCGCTTTGGGATAGCTTCCGTCCTTATGCTGCTAATTTTTAGAGGGAGGGTCCTCAAAAGGGATACTCTTAAGGAGGGCTTCGTTCTCGGACTGACCCTCTTCTTCGGCCACGGTTTCCAGATAATTGGGCTGGAGTACACAACCCCATCCAACTCCGGATTCATAACATCTCTCTACGTCGTGTTCACCCCATTTATCGCGTACTTTCTACTAGGTGAGACCATAAACCGGAGGGACATTACATCTCTCCTAACAGCCCTCACCGGCCTGTACATGATCTCGGGAGCAAATGCCAGAGTAAGCTACGGCGACCTGCTGACGGTTATGTGCGCGGTGAGCTTCGCGTTCCAGATAGTCCTCGTCGAGAGATTTGGAGAAAAAGACTACCTGAGCCTCGCATTCTGGCAGATATTCTGGAACTTCCTGCTGTCAGCTGTCTATGCGGCATTTTTTGAAGGGTTCAGTATTCCAACCGATCCCACCCCAATATTAGGAGCCCTCTATACTGGCATTTTTGCAACGGTGCTCGCCTTTACCCTCCAAATGAGGTATCAGAGAAGCGTTAAAGCCTACAAAGCGGCCCTCATATACTCATTAGAACCGATATTCGGCCACCTAGCTTCGTTTGCAATGCTTGGGGAAGTGCTGAACCCCACCGGTTACTTGGGAGCCATTCTTATCCTCGGTGGGGTCTGGAGTGAGATATCAAGGGATTAG
- a CDS encoding DUF835 domain-containing protein, which yields MGAKITAFAYLLRSYRKSLRKSAVIFSLAFLFMALQVVGDVLSYERITSVMEAMAASLVFYAVMLLFNEEGFSLNLHKGLVISSTPFALALYMLASEALGVSADWMATVGVTYGVSGLFMVFSGVVLLGMTELYGNDVRYLGTLLILYGLHEMDYPFLRPVGWFAPIGFSISAALTILLALAVVRFSTAEWFVGLPTVPEVKELDLAPGTILITSEEYRRMLPELGNLSVLAFLRKITDPPSSWTVYFVTQVEGERNIPPTNLPRILELSNRYLNSLEGRGIVVLDCLEYLNIYNGFDALAKFLGALRDFAVIHKGTVIIVSERSAWNEREWRLLQRILSG from the coding sequence GTGGGCGCGAAGATAACAGCTTTTGCTTACCTGTTGCGCTCTTACCGAAAGAGCCTTCGAAAGTCGGCTGTGATATTCTCCCTTGCCTTTCTATTCATGGCCCTTCAGGTTGTGGGGGACGTTCTTTCTTACGAGAGGATAACTTCCGTGATGGAAGCAATGGCCGCTTCTCTTGTCTTTTACGCGGTGATGCTCCTTTTCAATGAGGAGGGCTTCTCCCTAAACCTCCATAAGGGATTGGTAATATCATCCACTCCTTTTGCGCTGGCTCTGTATATGCTAGCCTCTGAGGCCCTGGGGGTGTCCGCTGACTGGATGGCCACCGTTGGAGTTACCTACGGGGTTTCCGGTCTGTTTATGGTTTTCTCTGGCGTTGTATTGCTCGGCATGACTGAGCTCTATGGAAACGATGTTAGGTATCTTGGAACCCTTCTTATCTTATATGGGCTCCATGAGATGGACTATCCATTCTTGAGGCCGGTGGGATGGTTTGCCCCGATTGGTTTTAGTATAAGCGCTGCGCTGACGATACTCCTGGCGTTGGCAGTTGTGCGCTTTTCGACAGCAGAATGGTTCGTGGGTCTTCCCACTGTTCCAGAGGTCAAAGAGCTGGATCTCGCCCCTGGAACTATCTTGATCACTTCGGAGGAATACAGGAGGATGCTCCCGGAACTGGGGAACCTCTCAGTGCTTGCTTTCCTGAGGAAGATCACGGACCCTCCATCTAGCTGGACCGTTTACTTTGTGACTCAGGTGGAGGGGGAGCGTAATATTCCCCCGACCAACCTGCCCAGAATACTGGAACTCTCAAACCGCTACCTTAACTCTTTGGAGGGCAGGGGAATTGTCGTTCTCGACTGTCTGGAGTATCTCAACATCTATAACGGTTTTGATGCCCTCGCCAAATTCCTCGGGGCCCTCCGGGATTTTGCCGTCATTCACAAGGGGACGGTGATTATAGTCTCCGAGAGAAGCGCATGGAACGAGCGTGAATGGAGACTTCTCCAGAGGATTTTGAGCGGCTAA
- a CDS encoding C2H2-type zinc finger protein, with translation MVGLRALTFVDRDGELYYRCPRCGRIFKKSKDYIRHVNKAHGWIFREKTAPEKA, from the coding sequence ATGGTAGGGCTCAGGGCTCTCACCTTCGTTGATAGGGACGGCGAGCTCTACTATCGGTGCCCGCGCTGTGGGAGAATCTTCAAAAAGAGCAAAGACTACATCAGGCACGTTAACAAGGCCCACGGCTGGATCTTCAGGGAGAAAACAGCCCCAGAAAAGGCTTAA
- a CDS encoding carboxypeptidase regulatory-like domain-containing protein, giving the protein MVASVLPGTFFKPVNAAPQIQIESTDFYLGAFGSNQVSNPFVGYPANLSVNVSGDYNYNFQVLVYYNESGQLVLKTQSGLINLGDDLWEVVNLTLPEIPKNASEVIVSAQVIAIIGGEISVAYETTKHIPVKESPVEDYNDINIVSSVPYWDGSAWQNNAAFKNIPFNLTLQVDFNDTLVAGYGSLLPNETELKAYLYAGSDKIATGVVNTTLAVSPNDYFINFTNVKSTNISYLTLVLEDTKHGLTYTIPLNETGKVVEVHNWWLNVTSAISGSWDNSLGNTAVVKFAPFNVTFTITSNSSLGKLGLDATGTFQLEGASEATPMSGTFNLTDGTNTTTIYNVSADPLVVTFSLPDYGVSRTVTINVYDWQINVDADIYIYDNTSNTLTSSDYGYGFYKDIPATMLVKFNYTNSTLPGHLVLINSTATVEVYYGDDLIWVNNSVPVVNGQGQIFVNLTNVSFVAHDATKKIRVVVKDNNYAKWGDKKINVYDWGINAWHDYYYIYTFGKPPATNHFYVDIPANFTFWVNFEKAVVTTVPIYDDCGCVIGYKNVTYLSGDLPFVPQTQLNVTVSGPGFTKSYLLNVTDVLDLYAISELIKFNAEGKVKVTITDTVYGRSDIFYIYVAPIESDFGAHTVYNLGNNLAHCTHINSGQFVDHIPANLTYDIEVDFPIDEAYVNVTFTGPDGTVYGPFEYYVNTTNGGLTSGSISYVHLNVSDFMQFNKSGYVKAEWTMLIFANGSTYNTTISGYDKHAIFVQDWPNVDAYVHYNVFYIGVMDDLHVFGEDSFPFPVNANLSVHVTGPNYDKWINETFTYEDVCSDGPDFNDMFNEILEDLQFNETGYVTVDWSITYWDDTLNISPFTYAGVEKFPVKKWYVSAEPTPDSLTVGQDAIIGVNIGVYPDDSRLRYRTYNVTIELPNGQKFWKLATGDYRKDFDVYFEIPGEDITVPGVAKITVSDVGSDGLVKTVQYIPVFPNIEYNKKYIDVKVTPDEIYQYQTGTYTIDLQYMGVSGNVIYPIDADSMVNVTVYVGGEIAYSQIVPMHNNNGHATITGIKLDATGPITVEVKDLTDPTIAGVATVNVKPWKVDVTFEPEKVYKYIPVNLSVVATPNVTAISPDDLEIYVNGELYTESFPEVVLTEDTNYTVTVYYVSDLGNKYLMYNETYTVDVLDWGIEVDTHPLYVHPQFENSLVFPFTYVDENGDTVPFTGTANVTLVLPDGQNFTGTFDVVNGEGTIDFGKTVINQTGNATLTVVQVIGAYNVTKTVKIPVDELVKIVKVEPTTIYAGIPTEVKVYVHSGANDYENITVTLDGTELTYIGDGVYAADVTLEAGNYTITVYDAVYNVTDTEDITVEGWHLVMSADPDSFPAATLRTITITVKAVLDRNESITAQIDDTFTGEAVFNNTDLYPIKTSFTVEMTNGVGSTNIQLYAPDIGKYFISGEDKYGKTAELELPVTEPDMSKLAWVYTSIKKEGSLESPNETTVIYVAFNNREGPYVPAYDFVNHKQVVGTTEAVFPLAPVEEFKLYVIAVPLEIAKDVPVIEDISTFAKTWNVTKIYKNVTPEVEQIDQTTWSITVNVDGNITTFTYTYKPPMAPGAIPIEPQASSVWGNAIYTKVTKEIAQVTPLEGFSEIIQLTPTLEIERVTDMDIQPAKEGSYFDFKAILYVENAKDQFDQQFQEKIVPQIQAWTFLTDDEKENLINEIYAMAGNISAANGPLANKLLQFNVDSDIAYVEPTNATTDENGIATFKVYSAAKTGMTPDELLTLMGDVNVYATYDGIMSNVETVRFGGIGSVAGIVMDENNNPVAGVKVVVYTFNGTEWVPAVDYAGNELSVTTDAHGHYEIDGIPALPPLSVYRVVAFMGNTPAGFAEVGVSPFQTSPANIVVGYTEAPQGLAAFVHDVQTGNAKIVLGENALTSVDYQAMSFIFDLVGVKPTYTPSTLSIESGDVIIAVGGPEANSITAQYQEIAPVKMVTENGTISIVVDNETVANWTAPAVWWNVSKGYWVIQKVVDPDTGATVYMIYGTDADSTWAAAYYFSQHFSELHGNYVVGYWEETDGLIYSPAFLQFASDDNNGFSPGDNIGVIIEG; this is encoded by the coding sequence ATGGTGGCTTCAGTGCTTCCAGGGACGTTCTTTAAGCCAGTGAACGCAGCGCCTCAAATTCAGATTGAGAGCACTGACTTTTACCTGGGAGCATTTGGCAGCAACCAGGTTTCAAACCCCTTCGTGGGGTATCCAGCGAACCTCTCAGTGAATGTCAGCGGTGACTACAACTACAACTTCCAGGTTCTTGTTTACTACAACGAGTCAGGTCAGCTCGTCCTTAAGACCCAGAGCGGCCTTATCAACCTCGGTGACGACCTCTGGGAGGTTGTTAACCTCACCCTCCCTGAGATCCCGAAGAACGCCTCCGAGGTCATAGTTTCGGCTCAGGTTATCGCAATAATTGGTGGAGAGATCTCAGTCGCTTACGAGACCACCAAGCACATCCCCGTTAAGGAGAGCCCGGTTGAGGACTACAACGACATCAACATCGTCAGCAGCGTCCCCTACTGGGACGGATCCGCCTGGCAGAACAACGCCGCATTCAAGAACATACCGTTCAACCTCACCCTGCAGGTTGACTTCAACGACACCCTCGTGGCTGGCTACGGCTCACTCCTCCCGAACGAGACCGAGCTCAAGGCATACCTCTACGCTGGTTCAGACAAGATAGCCACTGGTGTAGTTAACACCACACTCGCCGTTTCTCCGAACGACTACTTCATTAACTTCACGAACGTTAAGAGCACAAACATAAGCTACCTGACCCTCGTCCTCGAGGACACCAAGCACGGCCTTACCTACACCATACCGCTCAACGAGACTGGAAAGGTTGTTGAGGTTCACAACTGGTGGCTCAACGTTACCTCCGCTATAAGCGGAAGCTGGGACAACTCCCTCGGAAACACCGCGGTCGTTAAGTTTGCCCCGTTCAACGTGACCTTCACTATAACCTCAAACAGCTCCCTCGGTAAACTCGGTCTCGATGCAACTGGAACCTTCCAGCTCGAGGGAGCATCCGAAGCGACCCCGATGAGCGGCACATTCAACCTTACCGACGGTACCAACACCACCACGATCTACAACGTCTCCGCCGACCCGCTCGTGGTCACATTCAGCCTGCCAGACTACGGCGTCAGCAGGACCGTTACCATAAACGTCTACGACTGGCAGATCAACGTTGACGCTGACATATACATCTACGACAACACCTCGAACACCCTCACCTCAAGTGACTATGGCTACGGATTCTACAAGGACATCCCAGCAACCATGCTCGTCAAGTTCAACTACACCAACTCGACCCTCCCAGGTCACCTCGTTCTTATAAACAGCACCGCAACCGTTGAGGTCTACTACGGTGACGACCTCATATGGGTTAACAACTCGGTTCCGGTCGTTAACGGCCAGGGTCAGATCTTCGTCAACCTCACCAACGTCAGCTTCGTTGCTCACGACGCCACCAAGAAGATAAGGGTCGTCGTTAAGGACAACAACTATGCCAAGTGGGGCGACAAGAAGATCAACGTCTACGACTGGGGCATCAACGCCTGGCACGACTATTATTACATCTACACCTTCGGTAAGCCTCCGGCGACCAACCACTTCTACGTCGACATACCGGCTAACTTCACGTTCTGGGTGAACTTTGAGAAGGCCGTAGTGACCACAGTGCCCATTTACGATGACTGCGGCTGTGTTATTGGTTACAAGAACGTTACCTACCTTTCAGGGGACCTCCCGTTCGTCCCGCAGACCCAGCTCAACGTCACCGTCAGCGGTCCGGGCTTCACCAAGAGCTACCTCCTCAACGTTACGGACGTTCTTGACCTCTACGCCATATCCGAGCTCATCAAGTTCAATGCCGAAGGAAAAGTCAAGGTTACCATCACCGACACCGTCTACGGAAGGAGCGACATCTTCTACATCTACGTCGCCCCGATTGAGAGCGACTTCGGTGCTCACACCGTCTACAACCTCGGAAACAACCTCGCCCACTGCACTCACATCAACTCAGGTCAGTTCGTTGACCACATCCCGGCCAACCTCACCTACGACATTGAGGTTGACTTCCCGATCGACGAGGCCTACGTCAACGTCACCTTCACCGGCCCGGATGGAACAGTTTACGGCCCGTTCGAGTACTATGTGAACACCACCAACGGCGGTCTTACCAGCGGTTCGATCTCCTACGTCCACCTCAACGTCAGCGACTTCATGCAGTTCAACAAGAGCGGCTATGTAAAGGCTGAGTGGACCATGCTCATCTTCGCCAACGGCAGCACCTACAACACCACAATAAGCGGCTACGACAAGCACGCCATTTTCGTCCAGGACTGGCCGAACGTTGATGCCTATGTTCACTACAACGTCTTCTACATCGGAGTGATGGACGACCTCCACGTCTTCGGCGAGGACTCCTTCCCGTTCCCGGTCAACGCCAACCTCAGCGTCCACGTCACCGGTCCGAACTACGACAAGTGGATCAACGAGACATTCACCTACGAGGACGTCTGCTCTGACGGTCCGGACTTCAATGACATGTTTAACGAGATCCTCGAGGACCTCCAGTTCAACGAGACCGGCTACGTCACCGTTGACTGGAGCATAACCTACTGGGACGATACTCTCAACATCAGCCCGTTCACCTACGCCGGCGTTGAGAAGTTCCCGGTTAAGAAGTGGTACGTCTCAGCCGAGCCCACGCCTGACAGCCTCACCGTCGGCCAGGATGCCATCATCGGCGTTAACATCGGCGTCTACCCGGACGACAGCAGGCTTAGGTACAGGACCTACAACGTCACCATCGAGCTTCCGAACGGCCAGAAGTTCTGGAAGCTGGCCACCGGCGACTACAGGAAGGACTTCGACGTCTACTTCGAGATACCGGGTGAGGACATAACCGTTCCTGGTGTCGCCAAGATAACCGTCAGCGACGTTGGTAGCGACGGCCTCGTTAAGACCGTCCAGTACATCCCGGTCTTCCCGAACATCGAGTACAACAAGAAGTACATCGACGTCAAGGTCACCCCTGACGAGATCTACCAGTACCAGACCGGCACCTACACGATTGACCTCCAGTACATGGGCGTTAGCGGCAACGTCATCTACCCGATCGACGCCGACAGCATGGTCAACGTGACCGTCTACGTCGGCGGCGAGATCGCCTACAGCCAGATAGTCCCGATGCACAACAACAACGGCCACGCCACGATAACCGGCATTAAGCTCGACGCCACCGGCCCGATAACAGTTGAGGTCAAGGACCTCACCGACCCGACCATCGCTGGCGTTGCCACCGTCAACGTCAAGCCGTGGAAGGTCGACGTCACCTTCGAGCCGGAGAAGGTCTACAAGTACATCCCTGTCAACCTCAGCGTCGTGGCCACCCCGAACGTCACCGCCATCAGCCCGGACGACCTTGAGATCTACGTCAACGGCGAGCTCTACACCGAGTCCTTCCCGGAGGTTGTCCTAACTGAGGACACCAACTACACCGTCACTGTCTACTACGTCAGCGACCTCGGCAACAAGTACCTCATGTACAACGAGACCTACACCGTCGACGTCCTTGACTGGGGTATCGAGGTTGACACTCACCCGCTCTACGTCCACCCGCAGTTCGAGAACAGCCTGGTCTTCCCGTTCACCTATGTTGACGAGAACGGTGACACCGTCCCGTTCACCGGAACCGCTAACGTCACCCTCGTCCTTCCGGACGGACAGAACTTCACCGGAACCTTCGACGTTGTCAACGGTGAGGGAACCATCGACTTCGGCAAGACAGTCATCAACCAGACCGGAAACGCCACCCTGACCGTCGTCCAGGTCATCGGCGCCTACAACGTCACCAAGACCGTCAAGATCCCGGTCGACGAGCTCGTCAAGATCGTGAAGGTTGAGCCCACCACGATCTACGCAGGCATCCCAACCGAGGTCAAGGTCTACGTCCACTCCGGTGCCAACGACTACGAGAACATCACCGTCACCCTTGACGGAACCGAGCTGACCTACATCGGCGACGGAGTCTACGCTGCCGACGTCACTCTCGAGGCTGGAAACTACACCATCACCGTCTATGACGCCGTCTACAACGTCACCGATACTGAGGACATCACCGTTGAGGGCTGGCACCTCGTCATGAGTGCTGACCCGGACAGCTTCCCGGCCGCAACGCTCAGGACCATAACCATCACCGTCAAGGCCGTCCTTGACAGGAACGAGTCAATCACTGCCCAGATCGACGACACCTTCACCGGTGAGGCCGTCTTCAACAACACCGACCTCTACCCGATCAAGACCAGCTTCACCGTTGAGATGACCAATGGTGTTGGCTCAACCAACATTCAGCTCTACGCTCCGGACATCGGAAAGTACTTCATCTCCGGCGAGGACAAGTACGGCAAGACCGCAGAGCTTGAGCTTCCGGTCACCGAGCCTGACATGAGCAAGCTCGCTTGGGTCTACACCAGCATCAAGAAGGAGGGCAGCCTTGAGTCACCGAACGAGACCACCGTCATCTACGTCGCCTTCAACAACAGGGAAGGCCCGTACGTCCCGGCCTACGACTTCGTCAACCACAAGCAGGTCGTCGGAACCACCGAAGCAGTCTTCCCGCTCGCTCCGGTCGAGGAGTTCAAGCTCTACGTCATAGCCGTTCCGCTTGAGATCGCCAAGGACGTGCCGGTCATCGAGGACATCTCAACCTTCGCTAAGACCTGGAACGTCACCAAGATCTACAAGAACGTCACCCCGGAGGTCGAGCAGATCGATCAGACCACCTGGAGCATAACCGTCAACGTCGACGGAAACATAACGACCTTCACATACACCTACAAGCCGCCCATGGCTCCGGGTGCCATCCCGATCGAGCCGCAGGCCTCATCAGTCTGGGGCAATGCCATCTACACTAAGGTCACCAAGGAGATAGCTCAGGTCACTCCGCTCGAGGGCTTCAGCGAGATCATCCAGCTCACCCCGACCCTTGAGATCGAGCGCGTCACAGACATGGACATCCAGCCAGCCAAGGAGGGATCCTACTTCGACTTCAAGGCCATCCTCTATGTCGAGAACGCCAAGGACCAGTTCGACCAGCAGTTCCAGGAGAAGATAGTACCGCAGATCCAGGCCTGGACATTCCTCACCGACGATGAGAAGGAGAACCTCATCAACGAGATTTACGCCATGGCCGGCAACATCAGCGCCGCCAACGGTCCGCTCGCCAACAAGCTCCTCCAGTTCAACGTCGACAGCGACATAGCCTACGTCGAGCCAACCAACGCCACGACCGACGAGAACGGTATTGCCACCTTCAAGGTCTACTCAGCTGCCAAGACCGGCATGACCCCGGACGAACTCCTCACCCTCATGGGCGACGTCAACGTCTACGCCACCTACGACGGCATCATGAGCAACGTCGAGACCGTTAGGTTCGGCGGAATCGGTAGCGTCGCTGGTATCGTCATGGACGAGAACAACAACCCGGTCGCTGGAGTCAAGGTAGTCGTCTACACCTTCAACGGAACCGAGTGGGTCCCGGCCGTTGACTACGCTGGCAACGAGCTCAGCGTTACAACCGACGCCCACGGCCACTACGAGATCGACGGTATACCGGCCCTCCCGCCGCTCAGCGTCTACAGGGTCGTTGCCTTCATGGGCAACACCCCGGCTGGATTCGCGGAGGTCGGAGTCTCACCGTTCCAGACCTCACCGGCCAACATAGTCGTCGGATACACCGAGGCCCCGCAGGGACTCGCCGCCTTCGTCCACGACGTCCAGACCGGCAACGCTAAGATCGTCCTTGGTGAGAACGCCCTCACCTCAGTCGACTACCAGGCAATGTCGTTCATCTTCGACCTCGTTGGTGTCAAGCCGACCTACACTCCGAGCACCCTCAGCATCGAGAGTGGCGATGTCATCATAGCGGTCGGCGGTCCTGAGGCCAACAGCATAACCGCCCAGTACCAGGAGATCGCTCCGGTCAAGATGGTCACCGAGAACGGCACCATCAGCATCGTCGTCGACAACGAGACCGTTGCCAACTGGACCGCTCCGGCGGTCTGGTGGAACGTCAGCAAGGGCTACTGGGTCATCCAGAAGGTCGTTGACCCGGACACCGGCGCCACGGTCTACATGATCTACGGTACCGACGCCGACAGCACTTGGGCTGCCGCCTACTACTTCAGCCAGCACTTCAGCGAGCTCCACGGCAACTACGTCGTTGGCTACTGGGAGGAGACCGACGGCCTCATCTACAGCCCGGCGTTCCTCCAGTTTGCCAGCGACGACAACAACGGCTTCAGCCCAGGCGACAACATTGGAGTAATAATAGAGGGCTGA